The genomic segment TTTTGGGAGGGAAAGTAACAGTGATTTTTGCTACTCTTTagtctttttggtttttgtcGACTATGTGGTGAGAGAGATGCAACCGTCATCTCAGCATTCGCGGGTAAATCTCGCGGAGTTGAAAGTTCAGATAGTGAAGAGAATTGGGGCAGACAGGTCGAAGTTGTACTTCTATTATTTGAATAGATTTTTGAGTCTGAAACTGAGCAAGGTTGAGTTTAATAAGCTTTGTGTTTCTGTTATTGGGAAAGATAATGTTCTGTTACATAATCAATTTATACGTTCGATTTTGAAAAATGCTTGTAATGCCACTGTCCCGCCGCCGCTGCCAAGTCCTGATAAGGAGGTTCCTACATCTGCAAGTGATTGGTCCTATTCTTATCCGAATGGGAAGGCGGATTTTTCTTCTCATCAGTCAACCATTACAGATGATAATATAGCTTCAGAAGAAGGAATGCCGAAGCTGGTGCAGCATCATCAAGAAGGGGAAGTTTCCCTTCAGCGTCCTGCAAAATTATCACAAATAAAGCAGTCAACTGATGGTTTGGTATCTGTACATAGTAAAGAACAGAGTGAAATATCTGAGATATCTTCTCCACTTCAGGCACCACTTGGAATTCCATTTTGCATCGTGAGTGCAGGTGGTTCCCGTGGGCCTTTGACTTTAGCAAGCAATGACAGATGTGCTAGCTCGTATGATAGTGGTGGATTGCTGGATACACAGACACTGAGAGAACAAATGCAGCAGATTGCAGCAGCGCATGGCCTTGATGGTGTATCAATGGACTCTGCCAATTTGCTGAACAGCAGCTTGGATGCTTACTTAAAAAGGTTGATCAAGTCCTGCATTGAACTCATTAATAGAAGGCGTGGATGTGATTTGACAAAAAATGATTCCCAGGAGAACCGTTCTGAGGGGAAGCTTGTTAATGGCTTTCTTCCAGGCCATCGTTTTCAGGTGCAAAGTAGCAATAGGATTTTAGGTGGAATGCAAGAACAGAGATCCCACTTCCTGATATCTTTACTGGATTTGAAAGTTGCAATGGAGCTTAACCCACAACAGCTTGGAGAAGACTGGCCCTTGCTGCTGGAGAAAATATGCACGCACCCATCAGAAGAATGAAGTCCCGGAGAAATTATGTTTGGGATGTGATTAGTTTGATGGCTAGTCCAAAGGAGCAGATTTGTTGCAGTCAACTCCTTTCTTAGCCTCTTGAATTAGTTTCCTTCCCTTGTCATTCAACTCTGCCTCCAACAAGATAAACTTGAGCCAGAGCATGAGAGTACCACGTTTTATAGCAACCAATCAAAGGTAATCAAAGAACAGAATGCCCTTGCTTGGATGCTCTGTTGTATTCTTAGCATAGTTTTTCTGCTTTTAGTTGAGAGAAATTCTTAGAAACAGTTTTGCAGGAATAATTTGTCTAGCTTGTTAGGAAGGTAAAAAAATGCAAGTTGTAAAAGTTCCTGTACATGTATTATCTACAGTAGAATTGTTGGGGTCCTGAATATTAACAAGTTACCTATTGCTGATTGTTGCTGATTTTAATATGAACCAGGAAATTAATTGTTGGCTTTAACTCTTCTTTGAACTAACatacattttctttctttttgtcaattgatactaaaatttgttttcatgcaCACACACTCATTTCCAGAAATACGATCGTGAGGTTTCTTCATTTCTATCTCTAATGTTTCCATAGGAGAGGCACTCCCTGTCTCTAATATCATAATGtgactttttaaagtattttctttataaacttAGTTTTACTTGAGGACTAAAACCAGGAATCCTTCTCCAAAAAGGTTCAAGGGTCTTAATTAGTTGATGACAGCCAAGCGAGTGTAGTTGTGAAGGATGCTAAACCAACAAAGAGGTATTAATTGTAGTTGTGAAACGTGCTAAACCAACAAGTATTAACTATACACTTGAAATCCCTAAAGAAGACTTTGGAAAGTGACAATAGCCCCTTAGACATACTAGAAGGTAGTTACAAGGATCAAGACTCTTTCCATGGTATTAGTGCCATAAACCATACAGTGTGAGGTGGATTGAGAGTTGAAGAACAACAAGTGGTATTTGTTAAGAAATAAGTTGCGAATTAGAGTTTTTTACTATTCTATAATGAGATAGATAAAATAATGATTATGTTGTTAATTATGACATTAACAATGctagtaataacaataatagcaaATATGATGTCATTAGTGATGTCCTTATTAATAAGCTAGAGTACAAAGAGAACATTCTAAAATTGTTGATTGAGGCTATATGTATCCTTTTAATTTAGAAGtttgttattatcataaataattttatgaatactACAACACATGATGAAGAAGTGATTGTCATAGCTTTTCCCTCGCGTGTTAATAGTGATGTGTTTGTGCTTGAGACACTTTTCTCGTAGAAATGGATTTGCTGAAACTGCAAAATGGTTTCCATTTGATGACTATCTTGTTCGGAGTTACCGTCTAATAAAGACCCATCGATGGCCGAAGGAGGAGGAGCCCACGCAAGGGACTTCCGACCCGTCTTACGGTTCATGGTGGACTTTTCTTACTCACATATTGAAGTGAAAACTATGTGCTTTAacttttgaaatattggtcgcCAGCATTAGATAATATTGTCATTGTAGAAGATAAACACCAGTTGACAGTCTTCCATGTGCAAAATCACCATTCTAGAGCAGGCCAAGATGGCTTTCTTTCTCATCACTATTTTGGAACACATTGAAATATCTCGACCTTGCTCTGTCGATGAGAACACGTAGATTTCTTGTGTTATTCTGCTCTGTTTTTGctgttatattaattttcaattgatCATTAGATATCAGTAGAGCCCATTTGCATGagagatgaaaattaaaatagtttattgTGTTTTTGATCCATGATAACCCTGTCTTTTCACGTTACCATTGGCAAGAATCAAAGACTTTCTTAAACTCCccttgtagcaatcaacaaaaCCACGGAGCCCGTATGCGTTTATTTTTGCTTTGCCCATGTTTGCTTTGTGCAAGTATTcatcatatgaaaaaaactcACACAACTCAGTGGCATGATTGCTTGtgcaaaaatttcaagaattctGCCCGACCTGACTAATATTCTCTGTTTGTAAGCATCTTGTTATTTCCTTTGGACTCTCCCTTTAGACATTTCAGAAAGTGACGGTTTCTTTCAAAATTCCTTGGTGCTACAGTTACTCTGTTAGCATCTTTCTTGTAGAGAGGAAAATGATATTCTACAGGAAGTTAATCAAATTCCATTAGTGTATGGTTTTATCTGGGCGATGATACTATTAGCTTTACAAGAAACTGACAGTTTCCTTTTCTCTGTGTATGGCTTAATCTAATGTCTCTCGTTCAGAAATGCAAAATCATGTTATATGGATTGTTGAGCATGGTATAGATTGCTTTCATAACTGGCCTGTGTTAGCAATCCCTCCCCCCCTGTTATGGATAGGGGGGCTGGTCGTCCATGTTCTCACATTGGATTACTGCTTGTTTCTACCACAGTATCCTTTCTTTCCTGGCATTGCTTGTGGGGAAGCTTTCATTTATGGCTGTGGGTTATGACAAAACATTGTGTATTTACAGAAGGCACATTATGTAACTGATAGTTGTTTACTCGCTATAAGGTAAACTTGACACATTCATATTGTACCGATTTGGATACCCCTGCAACAGCTCTGTACCATGCTACTGCAATGACGGCCGTTGGATAGCAAATGATGAATGCCCATGTCGAGTTGAAAGACAAAGGCAGCATATTATTCTTACATAATATCAAGCAGGAGTTTTGTATCAGGAGTGATTTGCAGAGAAGGATGAGGCTGCACTGTGGTTAGACCATACAAAAACTCTCCAAAAAGGCCGTTGCTTGCGCTTTGGATGACTTGCCATCAGCTCTGATTCCGATCTCCTTAGAATTTCCCACATCACTTGCACATCTTCATATCCACATGTCTGTACATCATTGTGAAGCTTCAGAAGATTAGCACCTGCTCAAAACACAGAGGGAGAAAAACTTGTGAGTTACACATGTATTTTCTACTGCTGAAAAGGCATCATAAATGAAGCTGTGACCCAATTGCTTGACCGTATAACTAACTAAAATAAATGACATTAACCATCCGATACCTCCAAAGTGATTGGGATATAAGACTATTCTGAAGTGTGTTTTGGTACAGGATTTATTGAGGTTTCAGTGGCGGTCCTTACTCCTAGCACCAGAAGGATTAGGAGTGGACATGGACCCATCTGGGGAGCACATATGGCCACTAAAGTTGTGATTAGAAAAATCACTTTTGCTGCTGTCAGGACCATTACTGATATGACCGAAGCATAAAGTCGCACTAAAAATGATGTTGATCCTATTGCAGGGCTCATCTTTCGGCTGCTGATGTTTCCCAGAAGGCATTTGTATGTTTCTTTATGCTGTTAATTGACCATTGCATCTCCAGCTTTTGATATAGAGTTTTTCTACTAGATGGCAAGTACAAGAAACAAGGCAGTTAACAATTCCCTATCAATTTGATGGTAGCCATGACTCCTGGAATTTAagcttcatctttttttatttgtttgtttttaagtgGATTGATACTAGTGGATGAAGCTAGTTGTTGAGAGAATCTTATAAGCTATGTATCCTTCATTTCACGacataaataattgaataaaaacagAATTTGTAGATTACAAATCTTCTTGTAATGAATGTTACAAGATccattcataatttttaaataatagtaataattctATTAAAAGGAGAAATCTTGATTAATTCGtagacatatttatttttttatttcttccaagTTCCTGACTTTTTATAAACTATAACTACTATGTAAACGAAAAAATTATATCGATCCcatcaaaaaaatcataagaattatttttttttcttaaaaaatattttttttctttcctttctttttttcttcgtaTTTATCTCTCTCGTATATCATAAATACTCAATAATTACAGCGTAAAATCTCACTTGAAttttaagtaattaattttcCTTATTCGGGTCACTACCTAACACATTTTTAGGCATCTCCAAATTGGCAAATTGGCAATTTCTTGTTGAATTATGAAAGAATAATTGCTTGATTTGACAATTCTGTATAGTTGAAACAGTCTCAGATTGTCTGTCTTCAAGTGGATTTCTCTTTGTGGATGTTTTCATCACAAATGGaatcttccaaaaaaaaaaaaaacgtaaaaataattcatgaacAAGTTTTCTAGGAGCTTTGAGCTACTAATCAAGCTCAATCAACAATAAAATCTTGCCCCACATCACTGAATTCTTTTTAAGcattaattaaagataattatgCTGTGAAATATGAACACTACCAAGACTAAGCATACTTCTTGATTAGTTATTTCCAAACATTTGATTTAGgctctttgaaaaataatttctgcAACATATACAGATTGAAAAGActaaataagaataaattaagaaaagggagcaaaccaagaaaaaagCTGCAGATTTACGGGGGGAAATATAAGCtgaggagaaagaaagaagagacgGACCATTTTTGCGAGCTTTGACACGAGCAGAAACAGAAAGCCAAACTCTCCTAACAGGGAAGATCATCTTATGCCACAAATCCATCAACTTATcttcaactttaattttcttcgtCCTGGCTTTCCTTCTCCTACTGAACCCACCAACAACTCTCACAGCTATGCTCTTTAACCCGGCCAGACCTTCACTTTCCTTCTCCTCCTCACTTTTTTTGTTGGGGGGTTTTCACTTTCAACAAGCACCACAGACAGACAGCATACAGTCCTTTTTAAAGAGAAGGACAAGGCGGGTTTAGGGTTGAGAGAATATCAGAGTTTTTGTGCCATATTCATCAAAGTATATAGTAGTAGGTGTTATTATCAACGTGCACCGACAGGTGACGGacggcattatatatatatatatatagagagagagagagagagagaggtaatAAGGACTTGTCCTAATTGCAAATTAGCacgtatttatttatttatttatttatacttgtttaatttaattaaaataaaaacagtaatCTAGTCATCCATCATCGTCTGTTCATGTGGGCTccgattttttaaattttgatttcaaatttcttGCCTCTTTAACAGTCAGAAAACGGTCCTCTTATTGGGAGTACCGAAAGTTTTGATTTCCAATTTTAacactcatttattttttttaagttaatattcatatgttaaatttaaatattcctctaattaattttcatataaactATATTGTGCTTTATAATATAACACTGATGAATTAATAACctctattaaataatatttatgttcagtccaatttaaataatattttgattaatttatagatttttatggttctaaaaatattaatttatagagaTTTAATTGTATATGAGTTTGAATAAGTAAAGAAATTTTtggaatataaataaataaaaaaactccaaGAGCAcacgaaatatatatatatatatatatatatatatatatataaagagcaTAATTCTTGGCACAGCCGACATGTTAAaagagatatttatttattaaagtaaAGGAGGTTACTTGGCCAGATAAACCTATTCTATTCTTGCTAATAATTAACTCAAAAGCAACACGTGGTGCAATCTCTATGGGTATTTGTGGGTTTAATTAAAAGATTTCTTTCGGCTTTATGTGTGGATTGATTTTGTTGGTTAGGCAATTGACTTGAGAGAGACACGTGTCAGGTTTCGAGTGAGAAGTCCAATTAGATACTCCGCAGGGAAAGAGCAGTATACTTTCAGGATTGGTAAATTATAACTCGGTCCCTATATTTTCCAGAAACTAATAACTTTAGCCACattaaatctttgaaatttttagCATTCGGAACCGACTTTGAAGAGAGTATACGAGAACGCGGTGGaaatcgtgttttttaaaaatttatttatttttataaaaaattattttttttattttgaatcgttttgatgcactaattttaaaaataattttaaaaaataaaaaatattattttgatgtattttggcatgaaaagcactttgaaaagtaacaaTATCCACACTTCCAAATAGACATGTGTGTTCAGTATTATgatgtaatgtattttttaaaataattttttactttaaaatttttttgaataagattGTAATTATTTGAGggttaaatgatattttttcataaaaaataaaactaatttgctAAATGTAATTAAGTTTGTGACAGCACATCATCATTTTAGGCAACAATATAATACATaattctcaaaataaaaggGGCCAATTTATTAGTTTCTTAAATCACaggaattaaattttaataatgtacttttttttccaagaacaattaaaaaagagagggaagaaCAATGAATTAAACCTAATTAAGAATtggattttgtaaaattaaaacccAGAAAAAGGAGCAGTGTCGGCAACGTTCTTGTCCAAGTGGTTTGAAAATTAATGAGGGAATGCAtggtggatatatatatatatatatatatatatatatatatatatatatatatatatatatggtatgaAAAAGATTGGTCACCTTAAGCTTAATTTGAAAGAGATATGGCTCCATTCATGTTTTggcaagtaattattttcaaaggattctttttttttaatttatttatttctttttaaaatgttgacccacatccctttctttctttttataaattggaAACAATTTgtctgttttccttttatttcctgttctctttatttttctctttttatttgtctCCACGTAATTGCGAAATTTGACCTAAACTTCTCAAGATATTGTCAAGTAACTTCTCAATTAAGTTTTGATTAgtgtttgataatataagatataaatatatctgtttgaaaaaaacataaaataaatttgcttttaaaataattttgaagtaaatttttaaaataagagtTATAGGATGACaactcttatttatttttaattttttaattttaaaataataattagatgttattttcatattaaaaaattctttcctaaaaaataaaagattttattaatcTCATTTCTATTCTATGTTGTTAAGTTTTGTATAATCAACTGAAATTTTTAGAAAGTATATTTATTAGAAGGGACAACTACGAACCCCGAACAGAACtagtcatattttttaaaaagatatgagAATACTCGagtaacagtaaaaaaaaaaatgaaacaagtaaatagaaaaataggGCTATAAAACCTATTATAATAAGTTTCAAATTTGATAGTCAATGTTGAATAAGggattatataataaataattttcaaatatttacatgtaaatgattttttttattcaatttcttgaCATTTTTCTTACCATGCTAGCtattcttcaaaattaattcgatttaaaataaaatcataattaacaaaattggTGTCCTTCTAGATAGATAGCAACATGGAAGTGATGGCAGAAAACACCCTATAAAAATGCCCCATTCGAATGATAAGAAATAGGAGAGAATAATTGCCATCCGACTCTTGTAGTGTTTGGATCGTTAAATCCAACAAGGTGaatttaattaacataattaatcttgaatattatataattaatagaCTCTTCACCTAATTAATCAATCCTAACCTGCATAATACTTATTGTTAATCCTACGTGGTCCATACGTCCCATCTCCTTttacctttattattattttcaatctttccacattttgtttttgaaatccaAGAGAGAAGTAGGCTAAGACAcgttttatgaaaatttaatttttttatttaaatttaattttttttatttttttaaatcattttaatatattaatgtcaaaaataattttttaaaaaataaaaaaaaattattttaatatatttctaaataaaaaacactttaaaatgtAACTACTACCACACTCTCTAAGTGTATGCTCTGTATTATGAtagcttttgtattttttattttaaaaaatattttttgttgcaatagatttttaagaaatatatatatatatatttgattaaaattgttGTGGGATagatttttacatataaaataaattaaaaaattaattattttgatttctacaaaaattaatgtttgaaatatatgtggtttagagcaaaaacaaaaaatatcttactaaacaaataattttttcgcTATTATTAGATAAGAAGACCAAATGTTATCTAATTTACAAAGCACTAGTTGTGATTATATATTTTGGGGATGCTAATTATGATGATCTAGAAAGAAACTGTTGAATTACAATTAATCATGATAATCAACGTGAGGAGCCAAAAGGGAATTGATTGTtgtcaaaaatatcatttttttataacttagtTTGTCATTTGATCTTTactttactctctctttttttaaaaaaaaaataagaattaaaataaattggaaagaggaagaaatgagagagagagagagagagagagattaaattataaatgagtttttaaaaaatatataagaattgaATACCtaatttcaaaaacactaattaattatttttgttagacTATAGAAACTAATTAAGTCACTTTTCTCTATGGTTAATGCATCTATAaagtaatctttttttttaaataaaacaaaataaaatgcagcCTCCTTTAACTTTACTTTAGTGTATTTTACTTTACTTGATTTACTCTATGATTAACATACACAAGAACTTAATTGGTTCACcacataattaatttcttacgTTAATGATCTAATTAAATGAATAGGCTTCTATTAATTTGTAGTTTGGACGAGGAAAagtcaatatatttttcttcgattaaatccaaataaaaaacagagtaaCCTCGAAGAAACTTCCCGATATCCTCACGGCAAGCAAGAGACAAATACTTGGatatattctttaatattactatttaaacaagagaaaacaaaagaataaaagtttTCTTCGATTATTGTTTTGGAATAGAAAAGATTGGTAGTGGAAATTAACGTGTTTATGTATACTTTTAGTTTTCAACGtataaaatccataaaaattaatatatttgttttatatttttgtccATCATTCAAATATTGATGGATAGTTGCAAGAACAAAGAGTTAAGAAATGCAAGTTTCTGGGTCGAGGGATGGTGTAGAATTGAGTCAATTTAGCATCATATCATTGCCTTTTCCATGATGGGTGTATTCGTCGGTAGAATGATGTTCAGAGAAATGGAAGGCCGCCATGGAAGCATTCCAATTTGAGCACCACGAAAAGAGATTGCTTTTATCACAATTGCAACGAAAGCACCAAAAGCTATGCGTGCTTACTCAAGGAAGGCATACCGTCCAAACCAAtcatatttatttgaatattattaattaacttgATTGATCAACTTGAACCCTACTGTTTCGACCCTCCTCTGACATTTTTCCTTTACAAAATCATCAGGCACGATGATTCCTTTCTCGCGCATACTTTGCGGCTCATTTTTTCCAAACTCAAAGCCAATGAGAGAGGATAAGAAACACCATTAGTGCCTGTCCTTCATCtctggctttattttttttctctacaaagTTGATGTTCATATCCCATCCCATGGCTCCAGGAGCTTCCAAGTGACAGCTCCATTGGTGACCTTTGCTTTTAAAAGAAAGTGAATATATTTTCTGATGCAACGTCAGTGTGAGTGGGTGAGAGTTGACATGTTTTAGTATCCCTCCTAGATTAAGCATTGGATTCTATGATTTGTGGATAATCTTGATTGTTCTTGCCACCAAAACTGATCAAGAGAATATAGTGTTCAACACGCTTCTCTTTAAAAGACCTGCTCGTGTTGAAAACAGTATTGTCGAGGTGGGTAGATGATTTGTCTGGGGTTACATCATGGTTGACACAGGCATGGAAGTCCCAAAACACATTCAAGATGCTTTGGGTAGATTTCTTGAAACATTTTGATTCTTCAAAAACCAGATTCTTGTGTTTTTCAAAAGAGACATTTAAAGAGACAACTGATGCATCCTGGGAATTGAAGGTTAATTTGTGCTCTTTTTGTGCCCTTGGATATGCATGCAAACGTATTTCGGTAAAATCTACAAGGCAAAACGGATAGGCAGGAATATGTGATTGAGATCTTCACTCTTCGATGCAGCCATTGGCTATTGAGCATAAAGAATGAAGAATCCTTGCTGTTTCCTCAGAAAAATTAGGCGATGTCCATTTTGTTCCATGCATGGATGATATAAAATGAGAATACAAGTCCTTGATAGATGGCTCTTGTCCCCCCTCTGATGTGACTAAAGCTACAGCAAGTTCTGGGATTGTCCCTTGTCCAGCTACTTCAATCAGCCTAGGCCAAAAACTCAACGAATCGCATGGATCTTTAGATGGAACCAGCTTATTATCACTTAAATCAGATCACTGgattcaaaattaatgataagaTGACACGGGATAATGATGAAATGAAGACGGGAAAGAGTGTTAGAGCATGTACTGACTTTGCCAAAAACCAGTAGCAAGGATCTCCTAAGCAGATGCACAGATCAAATCTCTGATTTAGTAGCAATTGCTGTGTAATCTCTACTGCTTAAATTTCTCCACTTTGTTATACGTAACATTGTATAAATTACAACTGAATACAGAAGTAAAGAGGCAGCAAAAGCCCATCAGTTTCAAACTCTCTCTTTAAGAGAACAAGAGAAGAGGGAGGAAAGAACAGGGAGTCCAAGAAAAGGAGTGCAATTctctcaataataataataataataaatgccaatctaataaaaaaatacaattaaatgatttggaaaaaaacttttttccaAGCTAGAAAAAACTGTTACGTTCAATTCTTGGCCAATTAATATGGAATGATAGAATTGGGTAaacaaaatagataaaaaaaattggttttagtaatttaatatgATAGACATGTaacctaaataataataaaaggtgaATCAACTTGGTttaactctttatttttatttttcagattatgaaatcatgataacccgataaaaaaatcaaaaaaaatcaaaaagttattttaaaattaaaaaaactaatgtcttacgatgaaataaaaaaaaaccaaaagaaaaaaagatgtcaacctcaattaactttttaaattcatgatcaATGTAAATAGACTGTAAGTAACATGTTAGGAGAAACTATGAAGCCCAATCCCAAACAAATCAAATGCTGAAAgataaaatcgaaaaaaaaaatcatatagaagaatctaaaataaaaaataatgattaaaagaatgagaatgaaattgaaacaagaaataaatttgagtgcaattataatttttttattagacggtgaaattggaaaaaaaaataattttaacaaaacaacaacaaaaataaaaaagaataagaatcacattggaaaaaataatatatagcaaattaagattgaatgatgagattaaaaacaaataaaaattttataaaaaaatcaagcacaaaaattataaattaaaagaataaaaactaaaattaaaatattaacaaaaagaatattaacatgtaattttaaaggagaagagaggaaaaataaaattctactaataataaataaccccACCACCACAAACACGTATCAACAAGAAAATTATACTACTGCACAATTAATAACATgatatgatgatattttttgcTATGTAATGTATGAACACCTCACAAGTATTGATACGTACGTTTtcacttacattttttttatttaaataatataaaatcaatgtaaaaaaaataaattgcccTTT from the Populus nigra chromosome 1, ddPopNigr1.1, whole genome shotgun sequence genome contains:
- the LOC133688223 gene encoding uncharacterized protein LOC133688223, which gives rise to MDLWHKMIFPVRRVWLSVSARVKARKNGANLLKLHNDVQTCGYEDVQVMWEILRRSESELMASHPKRKQRPFWRVFVWSNHSAASSFSANHS
- the LOC133682530 gene encoding uncharacterized protein LOC133682530, whose amino-acid sequence is MQPSSQHSRVNLAELKVQIVKRIGADRSKLYFYYLNRFLSLKLSKVEFNKLCVSVIGKDNVLLHNQFIRSILKNACNATVPPPLPSPDKEVPTSASDWSYSYPNGKADFSSHQSTITDDNIASEEGMPKLVQHHQEGEVSLQRPAKLSQIKQSTDGLVSVHSKEQSEISEISSPLQAPLGIPFCIVSAGGSRGPLTLASNDRCASSYDSGGLLDTQTLREQMQQIAAAHGLDGVSMDSANLLNSSLDAYLKRLIKSCIELINRRRGCDLTKNDSQENRSEGKLVNGFLPGHRFQVQSSNRILGGMQEQRSHFLISLLDLKVAMELNPQQLGEDWPLLLEKICTHPSEE